In the genome of Mycteria americana isolate JAX WOST 10 ecotype Jacksonville Zoo and Gardens chromosome 7, USCA_MyAme_1.0, whole genome shotgun sequence, one region contains:
- the AMOTL2 gene encoding angiomotin-like protein 2 isoform X2, whose translation MRTAEDSNGTVLHRLIQEQLRYGNLTENRTLLAIQQQALRGGGGAAGSPRSSLESLSPEESQMVQQSTRQEPQGQEHHSDHVYLENSVYRLCQPQHKGEELPTYEEAKAHSQYYASQRGGQQPGGTSLGIWGENGLRGAESGTRHPDEGLKDLKHGHVRSLSERLMRMSLERNGAKAQSPISASHSYPQLSRHHQLAALRGQHPEGPEPRGPPPEYPYVIPSQDTYLAEPRPSSREGPGFQHPEIRVLPNHVPAAFLPPPGALCPGTLDPAGVEALVSTQAVSAGSRLARADAVLQENERLQRESEKLRRELESCTEKASRIQKLESEIQRISEDYENLVKASSKREALEKAMRNKRDGEMRRLQDFNRDLKERLESANKQLASKTQESQESNQGSVAKLLAQSYEHQQEKEKLEREVSLLRSANEDQRRRAELLEQALGSAQARAAKAEAELRKKRAYVEKVERLQAALGQLQAACEKREQLELRLRTRLEQELKMLRAQQRQAGTAGGGTPELSAHTLSEQLREKEEKILALEADMTKWEQKYLEECTMRQFAMDAAATAAAQRDTTLISHSPRHSPNSSFNEDLLLASHKHQEMENRLKALHAQILEKDAIIKVLQQRSRRDPSKALQGSLRPAKSVPSVFAASAAPSWPGAGQSDRLAEGRLRDSTGKATAEGAAAPAALPLPSHSKHGSKDGSTQTDGVAESSGQGEGTEHPAGFLESSATARAPDLSDMVEILI comes from the exons ATGAGGACGGCGGAGGACTCAAACGGGACGGTCCTGCACCGCCTGATCCAGGAGCAGCTGCGCTATGGGAACCTCACAGAGAACCGCACGCTGCTGGCCATCCAGCAGCAAGCCCTgcgcggcggtggcggtgctgccggcagcccccgctcctCCCTGGAGAGCCTCAGCCCAGAGGAGAGCCAAATGGTGCAGCAATCCACGCGGCAGGAGCCCCAGGGGCAGGAGCATCACTCTGACCACGTCTACTTGGAGAACAGTGTCTAtcggctctgccagccccagcacaaggGCGAGGAGCTCCCAACCTATGAGGAGGCCAAGGCGCATTCCCAGTACTATGCTTCTCAGcggggtgggcagcagcctggaggGACCAGCCTGGGAATTTGGGGTGAAAATGGTCTGCGTGGGGCCGAGAGTGGCACCCGACACCCTGACGAGGGGCTGAAGGACCTGAAGCATGGCCACGTGCGGTCGCTGAGCGAGCGGCTGATGCGGATGTCGCTGGAGAGGAACGGGGCCAAAGCACAGAGCCCCATCAGCGCCTCCCACAGCTACCCCCAGCTCTCCCGCCACCACCAGCTCGCTGCCCTCCGAGGGCAGCACCCCGAGGGGCCGgagccccggggcccccccccggAGTATCCCTATGTCATCCCTTCCCAGGACACTTACCTGGCCGAACCTCGACCCTCTTCCCGGGAAGGTCCTGGATTTCAGCATCCCGAAATCAG ggtGCTGCCCAACCACGTCCCCGCCGCTTTCCTGCCGCCACCGGGTGCCCTGTGCCCAGGCACGCTGGATCCTGCTGGCGTGGAGGCACTGGTGAGCACCCAGGCAGTCTCGGCTGGCAGCCGCCTGGCCCGGGCAGACGCAGTCCTGCAGGAGAATGAGAGGCTCCAGCGGGAGAGCGAGAAGCTGCGGCGGGAGCTGGAGAGCTGCACTGAGAAGGCGAGCCGCATCCAGAAG ctgGAGAGTGAGATCCAGCGCATCTCAGAGGATTACGAAAACCTTGTCAAGGCGTCTTCCAAGCGGGAAGCCTTGGAGAAAGCTATGAGGAACAAGAGAGATGGCGAGATGCGGCGGCTCCAGGACTTCAACCGGGACCTGAAAG AGCGGTTAGAATCGGCGAACAAGCAGCTGGCCAGCAAGACCCAGGAAAGCCAAGAGAGCAACCAGGGCAGCGTGGCCAAACTCCTGGCACAGA GCTATGAGCaccagcaggagaaggagaagctggagcGGGAGGTCTCCCTCCTGCGCAGCGCCAACGAGGACCAGCGTCggcgggcagagctgctggagcaggcgcTGGGCAGTGCCCAGGCGCGGGCAGCCAAAGCGGAGGCCGAGCTGCGGAAGAAGCGGGCCTATGTGGAGAAGGTGGAgcggctgcaggcagccctgggccaGCTCCAGGCTGCCTGCGAGAAGCGGGAGCAGCTCGAGCTGCGGCTCCGCACCCGCctggagcaggagctgaagaTGCTGCGGGCTCAGCAG aggcaggcaggcaccgCGGGCGGAGGGACACCAGAGCTGAGTGCCCACACGCTCTCCGAGCAgctgagggagaaggaggagaagatcCTGGCCCTGGAGGCTGACATGACCAAATGGGAGCAGAAGTACCTGGAGGAGTGCACCATGCGGCAGTTTGCCATGGACGCCGCAGCCACGGCAGCCGCCCAGCGGGACACCACCCTCATCAGCCATTCTCCGCGGCACTCCCCTAACAGCAGCTTCAACGAGGACCTCCTCCTGGCCAGCCACAAGCACCAGGAGATGGAGAACAG gtTAAAAGCCCTTCATGCCCAAATCCTGGAGAAGGACGCCATCATCAAGGTCCTGCAGCAGCGCTCACGGAGGGACCCCAGCAAAGCCCTCCAGGGCTCCCTGCGGCCAGCCAAGTCCGTGCCCTCCGTCTTTGCCGCCTCTGCTGCCCCGAGCTGGCCAGGGGCTGGCCAGAGTGACCGGCTGGCTGAGGGCAGATTGCGGGACAGCACAG GCAAAGCCACCGCCGAAGGGGCAGCAGCGCctgctgccctccccctgccctcccactCCAAGCACGGCAGCAAGGATGGCAGCACCCAGACGGACGGGGTGGCTGAGAGCAGCGGCCAGGGTGAGGGCACTGAGCACCCGGCCGGTTTCCTAG agagctcAGCCACTGCCAGAGCCCCAGACCTGTCCGACATGGTGGAGATCCTGATTTAA
- the AMOTL2 gene encoding angiomotin-like protein 2 isoform X3 gives MRTAEDSNGTVLHRLIQEQLRYGNLTENRTLLAIQQQALRGGGGAAGSPRSSLESLSPEESQMVQQSTRQEPQGQEHHSDHVYLENSVYRLCQPQHKGEELPTYEEAKAHSQYYASQRGGQQPGGTSLGIWGENGLRGAESGTRHPDEGLKDLKHGHVRSLSERLMRMSLERNGAKAQSPISASHSYPQLSRHHQLAALRGQHPEGPEPRGPPPEYPYVIPSQDTYLAEPRPSSREGPGFQHPEIRVLPNHVPAAFLPPPGALCPGTLDPAGVEALVSTQAVSAGSRLARADAVLQENERLQRESEKLRRELESCTEKASRIQKLESEIQRISEDYENLVKASSKREALEKAMRNKRDGEMRRLQDFNRDLKERLESANKQLASKTQESQESNQGSVAKLLAQSYEHQQEKEKLEREVSLLRSANEDQRRRAELLEQALGSAQARAAKAEAELRKKRAYVEKVERLQAALGQLQAACEKREQLELRLRTRLEQELKMLRAQQRQAGTAGGGTPELSAHTLSEQLREKEEKILALEADMTKWEQKYLEECTMRQFAMDAAATAAAQRDTTLISHSPRHSPNSSFNEDLLLASHKHQEMENRLKALHAQILEKDAIIKVLQQRSRRDPSKALQGSLRPAKSVPSVFAASAAPSWPGAGQSDRLAEGRLRDSTESSATARAPDLSDMVEILI, from the exons ATGAGGACGGCGGAGGACTCAAACGGGACGGTCCTGCACCGCCTGATCCAGGAGCAGCTGCGCTATGGGAACCTCACAGAGAACCGCACGCTGCTGGCCATCCAGCAGCAAGCCCTgcgcggcggtggcggtgctgccggcagcccccgctcctCCCTGGAGAGCCTCAGCCCAGAGGAGAGCCAAATGGTGCAGCAATCCACGCGGCAGGAGCCCCAGGGGCAGGAGCATCACTCTGACCACGTCTACTTGGAGAACAGTGTCTAtcggctctgccagccccagcacaaggGCGAGGAGCTCCCAACCTATGAGGAGGCCAAGGCGCATTCCCAGTACTATGCTTCTCAGcggggtgggcagcagcctggaggGACCAGCCTGGGAATTTGGGGTGAAAATGGTCTGCGTGGGGCCGAGAGTGGCACCCGACACCCTGACGAGGGGCTGAAGGACCTGAAGCATGGCCACGTGCGGTCGCTGAGCGAGCGGCTGATGCGGATGTCGCTGGAGAGGAACGGGGCCAAAGCACAGAGCCCCATCAGCGCCTCCCACAGCTACCCCCAGCTCTCCCGCCACCACCAGCTCGCTGCCCTCCGAGGGCAGCACCCCGAGGGGCCGgagccccggggcccccccccggAGTATCCCTATGTCATCCCTTCCCAGGACACTTACCTGGCCGAACCTCGACCCTCTTCCCGGGAAGGTCCTGGATTTCAGCATCCCGAAATCAG ggtGCTGCCCAACCACGTCCCCGCCGCTTTCCTGCCGCCACCGGGTGCCCTGTGCCCAGGCACGCTGGATCCTGCTGGCGTGGAGGCACTGGTGAGCACCCAGGCAGTCTCGGCTGGCAGCCGCCTGGCCCGGGCAGACGCAGTCCTGCAGGAGAATGAGAGGCTCCAGCGGGAGAGCGAGAAGCTGCGGCGGGAGCTGGAGAGCTGCACTGAGAAGGCGAGCCGCATCCAGAAG ctgGAGAGTGAGATCCAGCGCATCTCAGAGGATTACGAAAACCTTGTCAAGGCGTCTTCCAAGCGGGAAGCCTTGGAGAAAGCTATGAGGAACAAGAGAGATGGCGAGATGCGGCGGCTCCAGGACTTCAACCGGGACCTGAAAG AGCGGTTAGAATCGGCGAACAAGCAGCTGGCCAGCAAGACCCAGGAAAGCCAAGAGAGCAACCAGGGCAGCGTGGCCAAACTCCTGGCACAGA GCTATGAGCaccagcaggagaaggagaagctggagcGGGAGGTCTCCCTCCTGCGCAGCGCCAACGAGGACCAGCGTCggcgggcagagctgctggagcaggcgcTGGGCAGTGCCCAGGCGCGGGCAGCCAAAGCGGAGGCCGAGCTGCGGAAGAAGCGGGCCTATGTGGAGAAGGTGGAgcggctgcaggcagccctgggccaGCTCCAGGCTGCCTGCGAGAAGCGGGAGCAGCTCGAGCTGCGGCTCCGCACCCGCctggagcaggagctgaagaTGCTGCGGGCTCAGCAG aggcaggcaggcaccgCGGGCGGAGGGACACCAGAGCTGAGTGCCCACACGCTCTCCGAGCAgctgagggagaaggaggagaagatcCTGGCCCTGGAGGCTGACATGACCAAATGGGAGCAGAAGTACCTGGAGGAGTGCACCATGCGGCAGTTTGCCATGGACGCCGCAGCCACGGCAGCCGCCCAGCGGGACACCACCCTCATCAGCCATTCTCCGCGGCACTCCCCTAACAGCAGCTTCAACGAGGACCTCCTCCTGGCCAGCCACAAGCACCAGGAGATGGAGAACAG gtTAAAAGCCCTTCATGCCCAAATCCTGGAGAAGGACGCCATCATCAAGGTCCTGCAGCAGCGCTCACGGAGGGACCCCAGCAAAGCCCTCCAGGGCTCCCTGCGGCCAGCCAAGTCCGTGCCCTCCGTCTTTGCCGCCTCTGCTGCCCCGAGCTGGCCAGGGGCTGGCCAGAGTGACCGGCTGGCTGAGGGCAGATTGCGGGACAGCACAG agagctcAGCCACTGCCAGAGCCCCAGACCTGTCCGACATGGTGGAGATCCTGATTTAA
- the AMOTL2 gene encoding angiomotin-like protein 2 isoform X1 → MRTAEDSNGTVLHRLIQEQLRYGNLTENRTLLAIQQQALRGGGGAAGSPRSSLESLSPEESQMVQQSTRQEPQGQEHHSDHVYLENSVYRLCQPQHKGEELPTYEEAKAHSQYYASQRGGQQPGGTSLGIWGENGLRGAESGTRHPDEGLKDLKHGHVRSLSERLMRMSLERNGAKAQSPISASHSYPQLSRHHQLAALRGQHPEGPEPRGPPPEYPYVIPSQDTYLAEPRPSSREGPGFQHPEIRVLPNHVPAAFLPPPGALCPGTLDPAGVEALVSTQAVSAGSRLARADAVLQENERLQRESEKLRRELESCTEKASRIQKLESEIQRISEDYENLVKASSKREALEKAMRNKRDGEMRRLQDFNRDLKERLESANKQLASKTQESQESNQGSVAKLLAQSYEHQQEKEKLEREVSLLRSANEDQRRRAELLEQALGSAQARAAKAEAELRKKRAYVEKVERLQAALGQLQAACEKREQLELRLRTRLEQELKMLRAQQRQAGTAGGGTPELSAHTLSEQLREKEEKILALEADMTKWEQKYLEECTMRQFAMDAAATAAAQRDTTLISHSPRHSPNSSFNEDLLLASHKHQEMENRLKALHAQILEKDAIIKVLQQRSRRDPSKALQGSLRPAKSVPSVFAASAAPSWPGAGQSDRLAEGRLRDSTAGKATAEGAAAPAALPLPSHSKHGSKDGSTQTDGVAESSGQGEGTEHPAGFLESSATARAPDLSDMVEILI, encoded by the exons ATGAGGACGGCGGAGGACTCAAACGGGACGGTCCTGCACCGCCTGATCCAGGAGCAGCTGCGCTATGGGAACCTCACAGAGAACCGCACGCTGCTGGCCATCCAGCAGCAAGCCCTgcgcggcggtggcggtgctgccggcagcccccgctcctCCCTGGAGAGCCTCAGCCCAGAGGAGAGCCAAATGGTGCAGCAATCCACGCGGCAGGAGCCCCAGGGGCAGGAGCATCACTCTGACCACGTCTACTTGGAGAACAGTGTCTAtcggctctgccagccccagcacaaggGCGAGGAGCTCCCAACCTATGAGGAGGCCAAGGCGCATTCCCAGTACTATGCTTCTCAGcggggtgggcagcagcctggaggGACCAGCCTGGGAATTTGGGGTGAAAATGGTCTGCGTGGGGCCGAGAGTGGCACCCGACACCCTGACGAGGGGCTGAAGGACCTGAAGCATGGCCACGTGCGGTCGCTGAGCGAGCGGCTGATGCGGATGTCGCTGGAGAGGAACGGGGCCAAAGCACAGAGCCCCATCAGCGCCTCCCACAGCTACCCCCAGCTCTCCCGCCACCACCAGCTCGCTGCCCTCCGAGGGCAGCACCCCGAGGGGCCGgagccccggggcccccccccggAGTATCCCTATGTCATCCCTTCCCAGGACACTTACCTGGCCGAACCTCGACCCTCTTCCCGGGAAGGTCCTGGATTTCAGCATCCCGAAATCAG ggtGCTGCCCAACCACGTCCCCGCCGCTTTCCTGCCGCCACCGGGTGCCCTGTGCCCAGGCACGCTGGATCCTGCTGGCGTGGAGGCACTGGTGAGCACCCAGGCAGTCTCGGCTGGCAGCCGCCTGGCCCGGGCAGACGCAGTCCTGCAGGAGAATGAGAGGCTCCAGCGGGAGAGCGAGAAGCTGCGGCGGGAGCTGGAGAGCTGCACTGAGAAGGCGAGCCGCATCCAGAAG ctgGAGAGTGAGATCCAGCGCATCTCAGAGGATTACGAAAACCTTGTCAAGGCGTCTTCCAAGCGGGAAGCCTTGGAGAAAGCTATGAGGAACAAGAGAGATGGCGAGATGCGGCGGCTCCAGGACTTCAACCGGGACCTGAAAG AGCGGTTAGAATCGGCGAACAAGCAGCTGGCCAGCAAGACCCAGGAAAGCCAAGAGAGCAACCAGGGCAGCGTGGCCAAACTCCTGGCACAGA GCTATGAGCaccagcaggagaaggagaagctggagcGGGAGGTCTCCCTCCTGCGCAGCGCCAACGAGGACCAGCGTCggcgggcagagctgctggagcaggcgcTGGGCAGTGCCCAGGCGCGGGCAGCCAAAGCGGAGGCCGAGCTGCGGAAGAAGCGGGCCTATGTGGAGAAGGTGGAgcggctgcaggcagccctgggccaGCTCCAGGCTGCCTGCGAGAAGCGGGAGCAGCTCGAGCTGCGGCTCCGCACCCGCctggagcaggagctgaagaTGCTGCGGGCTCAGCAG aggcaggcaggcaccgCGGGCGGAGGGACACCAGAGCTGAGTGCCCACACGCTCTCCGAGCAgctgagggagaaggaggagaagatcCTGGCCCTGGAGGCTGACATGACCAAATGGGAGCAGAAGTACCTGGAGGAGTGCACCATGCGGCAGTTTGCCATGGACGCCGCAGCCACGGCAGCCGCCCAGCGGGACACCACCCTCATCAGCCATTCTCCGCGGCACTCCCCTAACAGCAGCTTCAACGAGGACCTCCTCCTGGCCAGCCACAAGCACCAGGAGATGGAGAACAG gtTAAAAGCCCTTCATGCCCAAATCCTGGAGAAGGACGCCATCATCAAGGTCCTGCAGCAGCGCTCACGGAGGGACCCCAGCAAAGCCCTCCAGGGCTCCCTGCGGCCAGCCAAGTCCGTGCCCTCCGTCTTTGCCGCCTCTGCTGCCCCGAGCTGGCCAGGGGCTGGCCAGAGTGACCGGCTGGCTGAGGGCAGATTGCGGGACAGCACAG CAGGCAAAGCCACCGCCGAAGGGGCAGCAGCGCctgctgccctccccctgccctcccactCCAAGCACGGCAGCAAGGATGGCAGCACCCAGACGGACGGGGTGGCTGAGAGCAGCGGCCAGGGTGAGGGCACTGAGCACCCGGCCGGTTTCCTAG agagctcAGCCACTGCCAGAGCCCCAGACCTGTCCGACATGGTGGAGATCCTGATTTAA